In Nitrospira sp., one genomic interval encodes:
- a CDS encoding OmpA family protein, whose translation MQKSPTASVSAGPVTPTIIGPDRDMKDVYILSGLVFFLAVVVSAFWYYSQADEAAHSNPSAEALNSTQVSQVLKHSTDHTPVSASIPTTHVDTAPLATRSTDILHDDIHFEIGRKGLSDDGKAALQRHAEFLTSERDWGILLQGYTDQQGSMSFNKILGMKRAETVKQHLIALGVPESSIRTVSLGEEGALCIDNSDVCKRMNRRVHVEMRKIGQEHMVVSPVAPETAADPFSNTLDLSIEAGQSDASNGNLPLTTSEPAERTSEPTDGN comes from the coding sequence ATGCAGAAATCACCCACAGCCAGCGTCAGTGCAGGACCAGTCACTCCCACAATCATCGGACCCGACCGGGACATGAAGGATGTCTATATCCTGAGCGGGCTGGTGTTCTTCCTCGCCGTCGTCGTATCCGCATTCTGGTACTACTCCCAGGCCGACGAGGCAGCCCATAGCAACCCGTCGGCAGAAGCCCTCAACAGTACGCAGGTCTCGCAAGTCCTGAAACACTCCACGGACCACACGCCGGTCTCAGCCTCGATTCCGACGACCCATGTGGACACAGCCCCCTTGGCAACCCGCAGCACCGACATCCTGCACGACGATATTCACTTTGAAATCGGCCGGAAGGGATTGAGCGACGACGGCAAGGCCGCCTTGCAACGCCACGCGGAATTCCTCACGAGCGAGCGGGACTGGGGAATCCTGCTCCAAGGCTACACCGATCAACAGGGTTCAATGAGCTTCAACAAGATCCTGGGCATGAAGCGCGCCGAGACCGTTAAACAACACTTGATCGCGCTGGGTGTGCCGGAATCGTCGATCCGCACCGTGAGCCTGGGTGAAGAAGGCGCCCTCTGCATCGACAACAGCGACGTCTGCAAGCGGATGAATCGGCGGGTACACGTGGAGATGCGAAAGATCGGCCAAGAACACATGGTGGTTTCTCCCGTCGCCCCTGAAACGGCGGCCGATCCGTTCTCGAACACCCTCGACCTCTCGATTGAAGCCGGGCAGAGCGACGCGAGCAACGGGAACCTTCCGCTCACAACCTCCGAACCGGCAGAACGTACTTCCGAGCCGACTGACGGCAACTGA
- a CDS encoding marine proteobacterial sortase target protein, protein MLTDRFCPLRQRARTSAAHLTLWAFFLSLALGSPFPATSCAEPGEPLHTGIVPTMGLNEVTEGTFMFRTDQAGRYTPAPILKTDVHIAVTGTIARATVRQEFTNPSRKKGNWLEGVYVFPLPETAAVDHLRMKIGERIIEGRIKERAEAKTVYDQAKREGKRTGLVEQERPNLFTTSIANIGPGEHVTIELEYQDTVRYEHDQFQLRFPMAVGPRYIPGAPVIVEGQGPRGSGTSPDTDRVPDASRITPPIQSPEDGAINPLSLSLSLNPGVPLAKVESPFHPIISIQDQDGGYQISLRKDAVPADRDFLLIWHPAPRTEPMATVFTEQKDGATYAMLMLVPPTQHNEKAPRIPRDLTFIIDRSGSMAGASIEQAKGSLASALSRLTTQDRFNIIQFNHTVRSLFPIPQPVTTTAMQQAIRYTEQLTADGGTEILPALRQALKSPQDSARLQQIILITDGQVGNEEELFELLHQRVGSRRLFTIGIGSTPNSHLMRKAAESGRGTFTYIGNVNEVKEKLDGLFKKLEHPVLNNITIDAAGWSGLEQFPTTITDLYEGEPIVLALKADSLPSKSVLRGQVGSAAWSLPISFNNAPTHGGLSVFWARQKIAALTDETYKGGAEETIRKAVLDVALAHHLISRYTSLVAVDVTPARPADSPAAERDHTTDPARAQDLTALANLPRTATDGQVHILMGAAALLLSCLLWQFRRAVV, encoded by the coding sequence ATGCTGACTGACCGCTTCTGCCCTCTACGGCAACGCGCAAGAACCTCTGCCGCGCACCTCACACTCTGGGCGTTCTTTCTATCACTGGCCCTGGGCTCTCCCTTTCCAGCCACCTCCTGCGCCGAACCGGGCGAACCCCTCCATACCGGCATCGTTCCCACCATGGGCCTCAACGAGGTGACGGAAGGCACGTTCATGTTCAGGACCGACCAGGCCGGACGCTATACCCCGGCCCCCATCCTCAAGACGGATGTGCACATCGCTGTCACCGGGACGATAGCTCGCGCGACCGTCCGGCAGGAGTTCACCAATCCGAGCAGGAAGAAAGGCAACTGGCTGGAAGGTGTCTACGTGTTCCCGCTGCCCGAGACGGCCGCGGTGGATCATCTCCGCATGAAAATCGGAGAGCGGATCATTGAAGGCCGGATCAAGGAACGGGCGGAGGCGAAAACAGTCTACGACCAGGCCAAGCGGGAAGGGAAACGGACCGGCCTGGTCGAGCAGGAACGTCCGAATCTGTTTACCACGTCAATCGCGAATATCGGACCCGGAGAACATGTGACGATCGAACTCGAATATCAGGACACCGTCCGCTACGAACATGACCAGTTTCAACTCCGCTTTCCCATGGCCGTCGGGCCGCGATACATCCCCGGCGCCCCGGTGATCGTCGAAGGGCAGGGTCCTCGAGGATCGGGCACCAGTCCGGACACCGATCGTGTCCCCGATGCCTCACGGATTACGCCGCCCATACAGTCGCCCGAGGACGGCGCGATCAACCCCCTGAGCCTCTCGCTCTCGCTCAACCCGGGAGTTCCTCTTGCCAAGGTGGAGTCGCCATTTCACCCGATCATCAGCATTCAGGATCAGGACGGCGGATATCAGATCAGTCTCCGGAAGGATGCGGTACCGGCAGATCGGGATTTTCTACTCATCTGGCACCCGGCGCCGCGCACCGAACCCATGGCCACCGTCTTTACCGAACAGAAAGACGGCGCGACCTATGCCATGCTCATGCTTGTCCCTCCGACACAGCACAATGAGAAAGCGCCCAGGATTCCGCGAGACCTCACCTTCATCATCGACCGATCGGGCTCCATGGCCGGCGCGTCGATCGAACAGGCCAAGGGGTCATTAGCGTCCGCCCTCTCACGGCTGACCACACAGGATCGCTTCAACATCATTCAATTCAATCATACGGTCCGGTCGCTCTTCCCCATACCGCAACCCGTGACGACCACAGCGATGCAGCAAGCCATCCGGTACACCGAACAGCTCACGGCCGACGGGGGAACGGAAATACTTCCGGCTTTGAGGCAGGCCCTCAAGAGCCCGCAGGACAGCGCACGGCTCCAGCAGATCATTCTCATCACCGACGGACAGGTCGGCAACGAAGAGGAGCTCTTCGAACTGCTGCACCAGCGCGTGGGCAGCAGACGCCTGTTCACCATCGGAATCGGCTCCACGCCCAACAGTCATTTGATGCGGAAGGCTGCCGAATCAGGCCGCGGTACCTTCACCTACATCGGCAACGTGAACGAGGTGAAGGAGAAGTTGGATGGTCTGTTCAAGAAGCTTGAGCACCCGGTACTGAATAACATCACGATCGATGCAGCCGGATGGTCGGGACTCGAACAATTCCCGACAACCATCACCGACCTCTATGAAGGCGAACCCATCGTGCTCGCACTCAAGGCCGACTCGCTGCCATCCAAAAGCGTGTTGCGCGGACAGGTTGGAAGCGCAGCCTGGTCGCTCCCGATCTCGTTCAACAATGCCCCCACTCATGGAGGACTCTCGGTCTTCTGGGCCAGGCAAAAGATTGCGGCGCTCACGGACGAGACCTACAAGGGCGGCGCTGAAGAAACGATCCGAAAGGCCGTGCTGGACGTGGCGCTGGCCCATCACCTGATCAGCCGATACACCAGCCTGGTCGCGGTCGATGTGACGCCGGCCAGACCGGCAGATTCACCCGCCGCGGAGCGCGACCACACGACCGATCCGGCGCGTGCGCAGGACCTCACCGCCCTCGCGAACCTCCCGAGGACTGCGACCGACGGACAAGTACACATTCTGATGGGGGCAGCGGCACTTCTGTTGTCCTGCTTGCTGTGGCAATTCCGCCGGGCGGTCGTATGA
- a CDS encoding class GN sortase has protein sequence MIRSRPGSRLLTILVAGLLAIGGWQVWEGSWIYAKAGLAQFLLQRAWSLALAGEAMPKPWPWADTWPVARLRMQHRSVDLIVLAGASGRTLAFGPGHVTSSALPGQEGTMVLTGHRDTHFRFLRDVHPNDQLDLTASDGTTLHYRIIEQRVMDSRRESISTGQGPQELVLVTCFPFDAIQAGGPLRYVVRAERALDHDHS, from the coding sequence ATGATTCGATCCAGACCAGGCTCCCGCCTGCTGACGATATTGGTAGCAGGACTTCTCGCCATCGGCGGCTGGCAGGTCTGGGAAGGATCGTGGATCTATGCCAAGGCCGGGCTCGCGCAGTTTCTGCTGCAGCGGGCCTGGTCTCTCGCCCTGGCCGGCGAGGCGATGCCGAAACCCTGGCCCTGGGCCGATACCTGGCCGGTTGCGCGGCTCCGCATGCAACACCGGTCGGTCGATCTGATCGTCCTCGCCGGCGCGTCTGGCCGAACCCTGGCATTCGGTCCAGGCCACGTCACGTCCAGCGCCCTGCCAGGGCAGGAAGGCACAATGGTGTTGACCGGTCACCGGGACACGCATTTTCGTTTTTTGAGAGACGTACACCCGAACGATCAGCTCGACCTGACGGCAAGCGACGGGACCACGCTGCACTATCGAATCATCGAACAGCGAGTCATGGATTCGCGACGGGAGAGCATCTCGACGGGGCAAGGCCCGCAGGAACTGGTGCTGGTGACCTGTTTTCCCTTCGATGCAATCCAAGCCGGCGGGCCGCTACGCTACGTGGTGCGGGCCGAACGGGCCCTAGACCATGACCATTCCTGA
- a CDS encoding methyltransferase: MSALPLVRWTEAGQACSARWRSEWGAPPPARLTIADDSMTADAAHRLACEGTALLWRGDFQNARQILNAMARRADRHPPKPGTSPAESFHFHRQTQSRRARILGMLLVPLEEDYAIPLRRAPDLRLACTEAYGPGEGQALVSLRELLGLVGAHEWRKNGIVVPALGDRIHPHYGVFSPIRSEYVDLVADAPLPSNALAFDIGTGTGVLAAILARRGIARIVATDQDPRALTCARANLERLGLMDRVEVVQADLFPEGRAPLVVCNPPWVPARPTSPIEQAIYDPESRMLTGFLNELAAHLEPGGEGWLLLSDLAEHLELRTRAELLAMFDQAGLVVLGKTDIRPHHPRASDQADPLRAARAAEITSLWRLAIR, encoded by the coding sequence GTGAGCGCACTTCCGCTGGTACGCTGGACCGAAGCAGGGCAGGCCTGCTCCGCACGCTGGCGCTCGGAATGGGGAGCTCCGCCGCCCGCACGCCTAACTATTGCGGACGACAGCATGACCGCCGACGCGGCCCACCGCCTGGCCTGCGAAGGAACCGCGCTGCTCTGGCGGGGCGATTTCCAGAATGCCCGACAGATCCTCAACGCCATGGCACGAAGAGCCGACCGCCATCCTCCCAAACCTGGCACCTCGCCGGCAGAGTCCTTCCATTTTCATCGACAGACCCAGTCCCGTCGGGCGCGCATCCTCGGCATGCTCCTGGTGCCGCTTGAAGAGGACTACGCAATTCCGCTCCGCCGCGCTCCCGATCTCCGACTCGCCTGCACGGAGGCCTACGGTCCCGGTGAAGGGCAGGCCTTGGTGTCGCTGCGAGAACTCCTGGGACTGGTGGGTGCGCATGAATGGCGTAAGAACGGGATTGTCGTCCCTGCCCTCGGCGATCGCATCCATCCCCACTATGGCGTGTTTTCACCGATTCGCAGCGAGTATGTAGACCTGGTGGCCGATGCGCCGCTGCCTTCCAATGCCCTCGCCTTCGACATCGGAACCGGCACCGGCGTGTTGGCGGCGATCCTCGCCCGGCGAGGGATCGCGCGGATTGTTGCTACCGACCAGGATCCTCGCGCATTGACCTGTGCCCGCGCGAATCTTGAGCGATTGGGGCTCATGGATCGGGTGGAAGTGGTGCAAGCGGATCTCTTTCCCGAGGGCAGGGCGCCACTCGTGGTCTGCAACCCGCCTTGGGTGCCGGCACGGCCGACCTCCCCGATCGAACAGGCGATCTACGATCCTGAGAGTCGCATGTTGACCGGATTTCTCAACGAGCTGGCCGCTCACCTGGAACCGGGAGGAGAAGGCTGGCTCCTGCTGTCCGACCTGGCCGAACATCTGGAGTTGAGAACCAGGGCGGAGTTGCTCGCCATGTTCGATCAGGCCGGGCTCGTCGTCCTCGGCAAGACCGATATCCGGCCGCATCATCCCCGCGCCTCCGATCAGGCCGACCCGCTCCGCGCCGCCCGCGCGGCGGAGATCACATCGCTCTGGAGACTGGCGATTCGATGA
- a CDS encoding DUF2029 domain-containing protein — MHQYAIFYGAAALAVVVWCLTFRYGSARAPFLAILGAVLGGLVLWAWQVSEPSVLFSDFNVAYYPAGRAILEDIPHLFVRCWDTPVCGFVNIPIVAFLFTPFSFLTLQHAQWLLMGLSAVSLVMSLALLWSLTDRTWSRRWAMLLLFAMNGPLVYSLKEGNLTHFALLLLIAGVVCLEKTWDRSAGSCFALAAIIKLPLLLFAVYFFGKRRWAAVLGYGLTLLAVTGLSIWYAGWASHVAWYREVILPLSDKGIAAFNVQSVQGLLLRLQDGVRLYDWKPVAVPWDVGTAGQACAALFVGLSGWLFLRSPGLQVRETTNLELSMVLCLSLIISPISWTHYYLLLLLPLSLYVGNRLPVATHGGWAVGMTLCLLLISPPVTFSGPDQAAGSQIATLVLSHYVIGAILLWGLCGYARWSVSNVSRLRLVAAGSGPPAPVRADRLRESDVPEARSA, encoded by the coding sequence ATGCATCAGTATGCGATCTTTTATGGAGCGGCGGCTCTGGCAGTGGTGGTGTGGTGTCTCACGTTTCGATATGGTTCAGCACGAGCGCCCTTTCTCGCAATCCTGGGCGCAGTCCTGGGCGGTCTTGTGCTTTGGGCCTGGCAAGTTTCTGAGCCATCCGTCCTGTTCTCGGATTTTAACGTCGCCTACTACCCGGCGGGACGGGCCATTCTTGAAGACATTCCCCATCTGTTCGTGCGTTGTTGGGATACGCCGGTGTGCGGGTTTGTGAACATTCCCATTGTCGCCTTTCTCTTTACCCCCTTCTCATTTCTGACGCTTCAGCATGCGCAGTGGTTGTTGATGGGCCTTTCGGCGGTGAGCCTGGTGATGAGCCTCGCTCTTCTCTGGTCGCTTACGGATCGAACCTGGTCCAGAAGGTGGGCCATGCTCCTCCTGTTCGCGATGAACGGGCCGCTCGTCTACAGCCTCAAAGAGGGCAATCTGACTCACTTCGCCCTGTTGCTGTTGATTGCCGGGGTCGTCTGCCTGGAGAAAACGTGGGATCGAAGCGCGGGGAGCTGTTTTGCGCTGGCGGCGATCATCAAGCTCCCGCTGTTGCTGTTTGCGGTGTATTTCTTCGGTAAGCGGCGTTGGGCGGCGGTGCTCGGCTATGGCCTGACCCTGCTGGCCGTGACGGGTCTGTCGATCTGGTACGCCGGGTGGGCCAGCCACGTGGCCTGGTATCGGGAGGTGATCCTGCCGCTGTCCGACAAGGGAATTGCCGCGTTTAATGTGCAATCGGTGCAGGGGCTGCTGCTGCGACTGCAGGATGGTGTCCGGTTGTACGATTGGAAGCCTGTGGCCGTGCCCTGGGATGTCGGAACGGCAGGGCAGGCCTGTGCGGCCTTGTTCGTCGGGTTATCCGGTTGGCTGTTTCTTCGGAGTCCCGGTCTGCAGGTTCGAGAGACGACGAATCTTGAGTTGTCGATGGTGCTCTGTCTCTCTCTGATCATCAGCCCGATTTCATGGACCCACTATTATCTGCTGCTGTTGCTGCCGTTGTCGTTGTATGTGGGCAACCGCCTGCCGGTTGCAACTCATGGCGGCTGGGCGGTGGGGATGACGCTGTGCCTGTTGCTCATCTCTCCTCCGGTAACGTTTTCGGGGCCGGATCAAGCGGCCGGCAGCCAGATCGCGACGTTGGTTCTCTCCCATTATGTGATCGGAGCTATCCTCTTGTGGGGGCTGTGCGGGTACGCCCGTTGGTCTGTGTCGAATGTCAGCCGTCTACGGCTGGTGGCTGCAGGTTCAGGGCCGCCTGCTCCGGTCAGGGCAGATCGACTGCGAGAGTCCGACGTGCCGGAAGCACGATCTGCCTGA